In Streptomyces sp. NBC_01707, a genomic segment contains:
- a CDS encoding SpoIIE family protein phosphatase, which produces MSTTDAFLAGLGLPGAASAPSGLLDLLSLAAVVLDDSGRIVFWSPQAEELFGYTAEEALGTFAGRLLVDEQHLETVIELFARVMESGQRWAGSFPVLHRDGSTRLVEFRNMRLQDDHGGYYALGIATDQATLQRVERDLALSIRLVSQSPIGLGVMDTELRYVLVNPVLARVDGLPADEQVGRAVSEALPFANEDSIESDMRRVLATGTPLLDRFVVGRAPDDTNQDHAWSVSFYRLEDPGGQVLGLATSVVDVTEQHRSATDAARARHRLALVADASVRVGTTLDLQRTARELAEVCVPQVADVATVDVLDSILHGHRSSGDAVGAARFRALAVVAAHPTVATSAVDPAGDYAQYDANRLITQSVNTRRPVLKTDVTAQDLRRVARNDECAALLSAAGVHCYLAVPLIARGEVIGAVGLMRADNPRPFDEDDVVLAGELAARAAVCIDNARLFQSQRHAALTLQRSLLPQRPADQMGLKITTRYQPAGATSEIGGDWFDVIPLADDKTALVIGDVMGSGIDAAATMGQLRTATRTLTQLDLDPADVLHNLDRATAGIEHTIATCVYAVFNPHDSTCDISLAGHLPPVLMRPGRTPELLELPTGAPLGVGGVPFSTTRLGLTPGDQLVLYTDGLVETRDQAIDDRLDLLLSLLSGPHRDLEDTCDLLLRALRRPGDHDDVALLIARLPAAEPGDPQPTGSPGAG; this is translated from the coding sequence ATGAGTACGACCGATGCGTTCCTGGCAGGGCTGGGGCTGCCAGGTGCGGCATCCGCGCCGAGTGGGCTGCTGGATCTGCTGAGCCTGGCCGCGGTGGTACTCGATGACAGCGGACGGATCGTCTTCTGGAGCCCGCAGGCCGAGGAGCTGTTCGGCTACACCGCCGAGGAGGCGCTGGGGACGTTCGCGGGCCGGCTGCTGGTGGATGAACAGCACCTGGAGACGGTGATCGAACTGTTCGCCCGGGTGATGGAGAGCGGACAGCGCTGGGCGGGCAGTTTCCCGGTCCTGCACCGTGACGGCAGCACGCGGTTGGTGGAATTTCGCAACATGCGGCTGCAGGACGACCACGGCGGCTACTACGCGCTGGGCATCGCCACGGACCAGGCGACGCTGCAGCGTGTGGAGCGGGATCTGGCACTGTCGATACGGCTCGTCTCCCAGTCACCGATCGGCCTTGGGGTCATGGACACCGAGCTGCGGTACGTGCTGGTCAACCCGGTGCTGGCACGCGTCGACGGTCTGCCCGCCGACGAGCAGGTCGGGCGCGCCGTCAGCGAGGCGCTGCCCTTCGCGAACGAGGATTCCATCGAGTCGGACATGCGCCGGGTCCTGGCCACCGGCACACCGCTGCTGGACCGGTTCGTCGTCGGACGCGCCCCGGACGACACCAACCAGGACCACGCCTGGTCGGTGTCCTTCTACCGGCTGGAGGACCCTGGCGGGCAGGTGCTCGGACTCGCCACCTCGGTGGTGGACGTCACCGAGCAGCACCGGTCGGCCACCGACGCCGCCCGGGCGCGGCACCGGCTGGCTCTGGTCGCCGACGCGTCGGTGCGGGTCGGCACCACCCTCGACCTGCAGCGGACCGCCCGGGAGTTGGCCGAGGTCTGTGTGCCACAGGTGGCCGACGTGGCCACGGTGGACGTGCTGGACAGCATCCTGCACGGCCACCGCAGCAGCGGAGACGCGGTCGGCGCGGCACGGTTCAGGGCGCTGGCGGTGGTGGCGGCCCACCCCACCGTGGCCACCAGCGCCGTCGATCCCGCAGGCGACTACGCCCAGTACGACGCCAACCGTCTGATCACCCAGTCCGTCAACACCCGCCGGCCCGTCCTCAAGACCGATGTGACCGCCCAGGATCTGCGCCGCGTCGCCCGGAACGACGAATGCGCTGCGCTGCTGTCCGCGGCCGGGGTGCACTGCTACCTCGCGGTCCCGCTGATCGCCCGTGGCGAGGTGATCGGCGCCGTGGGCCTCATGCGGGCCGACAACCCGAGGCCCTTCGACGAGGACGATGTCGTCCTGGCCGGGGAGCTGGCTGCCCGCGCGGCGGTGTGCATCGACAACGCGCGCCTGTTCCAGAGCCAGCGGCACGCCGCCCTGACCCTGCAGCGCAGCCTGCTGCCCCAACGGCCGGCCGACCAGATGGGTCTGAAGATCACCACCCGCTACCAGCCCGCCGGTGCCACCAGTGAGATCGGCGGCGACTGGTTCGACGTCATCCCACTGGCGGACGACAAGACCGCACTGGTCATCGGCGATGTCATGGGCAGCGGCATCGACGCCGCCGCCACCATGGGCCAGCTGCGCACCGCCACCCGCACGCTGACGCAGCTCGACCTCGATCCCGCCGACGTCCTGCACAATCTCGACCGGGCCACCGCCGGCATCGAGCACACCATCGCCACCTGCGTCTACGCCGTGTTCAACCCCCACGACAGCACGTGCGACATCTCGCTGGCCGGGCACCTGCCACCGGTCCTCATGCGACCGGGCCGCACCCCCGAACTGCTCGAGCTGCCCACCGGCGCACCGCTCGGCGTGGGCGGGGTCCCCTTCAGCACCACCCGCCTCGGCCTCACCCCCGGTGACCAGCTGGTCCTGTACACGGATGGCCTGGTCGAAACCCGCGACCAGGCCATCGACGATCGGCTGGACCTCCTGCTGTCCCTGCTCTCGGGTCCGCACCGCGATCTTGAGGACACCTGCGACCTGCTCCTGCGGGCGCTGCGCCGGCCGGGCGACCACGACGACGTGGCCCTGCTCATCGCCCGGCTGCCCGCCGCGGAGCCCGGAGACCCTCAGCCCACCGGCAGTCCCGGCGCCGGGTAG
- the glyA gene encoding serine hydroxymethyltransferase, with amino-acid sequence MRQTRENPVTTPENRRPALTATDPELAALISAEERLQADTLRLIPSENYVSAAVLEASGTVLQNKYSEGYPGKRYYEGQQVIDQVETVAVERATSLFRMDHANVQPYSGSPANLAVYLAFLEPGDTVLGMSLPMGGHLTHGWGVSATGTWFRGVQYGVRRDTGRIDLDEVRDLARAERPKVIFCGGTAVPRTIDFAGFAEIAHEVGAVLVADIAHIAGLIAGGAHPSPAPHADVVSTTTHKTLRGPRGAMLLSRAEHARAIDRAVFPGLQGGPHNQTTAAIAVALKEAATPDFGAYAHQVVANARVLGEELASRGFDLVSGGTDNHLLLIDLTGKEVPGKIAAKALDRAGIVVNYNAVPYDPRKPFDPSGIRIGTPALTSRGIPASEMGTVAEWIARVVEAARTDDEATVTKVRADVKILMDTYPAPGLPVG; translated from the coding sequence ATGCGCCAGACCCGGGAGAACCCTGTGACGACACCCGAGAACCGCCGCCCCGCCCTGACTGCCACCGACCCGGAACTCGCCGCCCTCATCAGCGCGGAGGAACGGCTGCAGGCCGACACCCTGCGCCTGATCCCCAGTGAGAACTACGTCTCCGCAGCGGTTCTGGAGGCCTCCGGCACGGTCCTCCAGAACAAGTACTCCGAGGGCTACCCCGGCAAGCGGTACTACGAGGGCCAGCAGGTCATCGACCAGGTGGAGACGGTCGCCGTCGAACGGGCCACGTCCCTGTTCCGCATGGACCACGCCAATGTGCAGCCGTACTCCGGCTCGCCCGCCAACCTCGCCGTCTACCTGGCCTTCCTCGAGCCCGGTGACACCGTCCTCGGCATGTCGCTGCCGATGGGTGGTCACCTCACGCACGGCTGGGGCGTCTCGGCGACCGGGACCTGGTTCCGCGGGGTGCAGTACGGCGTCCGGCGCGACACCGGCCGGATCGACCTGGACGAGGTCCGCGACCTGGCCCGCGCCGAGCGTCCCAAGGTGATCTTCTGCGGCGGCACCGCCGTTCCCCGGACGATCGACTTCGCAGGCTTCGCCGAGATCGCCCACGAGGTCGGCGCGGTCCTCGTCGCCGACATCGCCCACATCGCCGGCCTGATCGCGGGCGGCGCCCACCCCTCACCCGCCCCGCACGCCGACGTGGTCTCCACCACCACGCACAAGACCCTGCGAGGCCCGCGCGGCGCGATGCTCCTGAGCCGGGCGGAACACGCCCGTGCCATCGATCGCGCCGTCTTCCCCGGCCTCCAGGGCGGCCCGCACAACCAGACGACGGCAGCGATCGCGGTAGCGCTCAAGGAAGCCGCGACCCCCGACTTCGGCGCCTACGCCCACCAGGTGGTCGCGAACGCCCGCGTCCTCGGCGAGGAGCTGGCGTCCCGTGGCTTCGACCTGGTCTCCGGCGGCACGGACAACCACCTTCTGCTGATCGACCTCACCGGGAAGGAGGTGCCCGGCAAGATCGCGGCGAAGGCCCTGGACCGGGCGGGGATCGTCGTCAACTACAACGCGGTCCCCTACGACCCCCGCAAGCCCTTCGATCCGTCCGGCATCCGCATCGGCACCCCGGCCCTGACCTCACGCGGAATCCCCGCGTCCGAGATGGGCACGGTCGCGGAGTGGATCGCCCGGGTGGTGGAGGCGGCGCGTACGGACGACGAGGCCACGGTCACCAAGGTGCGCGCCGACGTGAAGATCCTGATGGACACCTACCCGGCGCCGGGACTGCCGGTGGGCTGA